The Nycticebus coucang isolate mNycCou1 chromosome 17, mNycCou1.pri, whole genome shotgun sequence nucleotide sequence TTGTACCTGAACTTTCTCCTTGGAGTCCTAGGCATCAGATTCTTTCTCCAGGTATGTAGCTGCTGAGAAATGATTTCAGTGCCTTTTAATTGCATTTTCCTTAGGGAAACAAATCTCCAttaggcttatttatttatttatttttcataagtaGTGTCTTGGTTTCCTCTGAGCTTTTCCATTTACCCTTGAAATGAGTCCATTTGGTAGCCTGGAATACCTTGTCAGCCCAGATGATTGTAGAGAAAAAGCGTAAGATTGTATTGTTTTCTTAATGGGTAAAAATGGATTTTTGCTTTTAGGGCATGTGTATCATGGGTAGTTTGTTTATGAAGGATTAatattcccctccctccctcttgaaCCTCCAAAAAAAACCCTGTCCAAGTATCCCCTGGCAGCTGGTGGATAATCTCGAACTCTCCAGGGCTATGGGCAAGATGTCCTGGGGCTGCAGATCTGAAATAAAGGCTCCAAAGAGGCCCAGTGAAAAGGTTTATTCTGTGGCTGCAGAAGCTATTCTTGCTGGACTAACTGGGCTGGGGACCCTGAGCTCCTTTTGCTAGCTTACTTTCCCAAGATCTCCTCCTGGGCAGATTGTACCCTTTGATATAAAACAATGACCTCAATATCAGGGACTGTCCTTAACTCCTTCCTGGAAAATTCAGAGTATGCCAGGATGTCTTCTGAAGGGTTTGAATTGACAGAAGTACTTTTCTTAAGTACTTGAGACTGAttgtttcttcatatttttccttattaGTGCTTAGCAATTATTTTCAGAGCTAGTTAAGCAATATCTACAAGTCGTTTACAAGATAGGCTAGAAACAGCTTTTCCAACTCAGGTAAGGAATGCAAGACAGAATGTTCATTTGTCCCTTTGTCCATTCAGTGTCTTTTGTTGCCAGGCCTACTGAGTGCCCTGAACTGGGCTATAGGCACATCAAAAGGTAAGTGACATTGGAGTCCTCAGCATTTCTGTTCAGGTAGAATTAGGAACTTAGGATCGGTCACTAGGGTTTATCTTGGAGGTCAAAAGGAATTCCTGAATAGGACCATTCTCCTGTTTAGTCGTGAAAAAAGAGTGGTGAAGGTGGGGAGTCCGTAGAAGGATCCTAGGTGATAGCCAGCTCCAGCTTGCTGATGTGGTGGGCATAGGTAAGAAGGGTAACTATGTGGTTGTGAATATCATTACAGGCAGCACCCCTGACCTTCCTGGTTTATCACTTAGCCAGCCTAACATCCACAAGGAGTTGGACCAGGCAGTACCTTAGGGAAATAGGCACCTCTTTTATCCCATTTCCATCTCTTATTCAAATAGACCCCAATTCTTTGTGTAAAATGCAATTGTTTGTAGGACCTACAGATTTATATAATACCCATGTTGCTTCCAGGTGTCTTAGCAACTGGGGAGCCCTGTCTTCTGTTCCTCAGGTTTCTGTCTTGAGAGCAATAAAAGCAGCTAATGTATACTGAATACCTTCTGTGTACTAGACACTGGCCAATGTGGATTAATTCATTAAGACCCTAAAGAACCCAATGGAGGAACTGGTACTATTCTTATTACGGGTTAAGAATGAAAGCTGGAAGAGATTTCATACCTGCAAGGTAGCATTCAGGCTGGACCCTAGAGCATCCACCTCTAGTGCTGGCTCTCTTTGCCTCTGCACTGTGTTCTCTGGTGGACTACCAGGCCCAAGAGATTAGGTCTGCACATGCTGTGATATAGACAAATAATGACAGCTGCATTGTAGACTGTCTGAGCATGCCCTAGGTTGAGCGTACCATATACTCTGGGCTTTAAGAGTTTGCTGAGAGTCCTTCCATCGTGTCTCTGTTCTCCAAACTTGTAGTGCTATGAGTAAAACCACTGCTTTGTGCAGCTGAACTGTTTTCAGTGGATGGGGAACAATCAGATGCTTTCCAGCTTTCCTGGCATATTGGAGGCTTCCTACATACCTGGCCCACCTACAAGGTCAATCCACTTAGTTTTCTACCATAGGGTTTTCACTGCAAGGATTAGCCTAGTGGTCATAATGTTGGGGACTTTTTTGACCTGGCTTCAGTGACAAGCTGGCCAGCACTGCTAGATTTGACCATGGGAGGAAATATAACAATTTCCCTAAACTTCAGCCCTGTCTCTTAAGCTAGCAGAGCTGTAGTAGCTGTAGTCACAATCCTACAGGCCatgccttccctttctccactggGGAAGTGTCTGGCCTCACATTTGCCAAATCAGCATGTCTCATCAGGAAGGGTGTTGGTTTTCAGGACCTTTTGTGATTGATTTTTGGGTAGATGTTATCTTGTAGCAGTGTTACAAAATGGCAGGATTTGCCATGGATAACTTTGTGGGGCCCAGGCACCCCACACAGTTCTTTCCAAATCTACAAGAATGACCTTTATTTCTCTGAGGTGGTAGGCAGTATGCTGCAGAAAATGGAGTGGAAGGGTGGGGTACTGTGAGATTGGCCTCAAATCACCTTCTTACCATGTCCACTGAGAGTGATCATCCTGTCCCACCCTGATCTCAGAACTCACTGTGTGCATGGCTCTAAACTGAAGTGCATTCAGGAGAAAACTCAGCTATGTTTCCTATCATAAAATTAAGCCTAACAGTGGTGGAAGAAAATAACCTGGGGGTGTTTTGCATAAATATATCTGCTGGAGCTGTTAATCAGTAACACAGGAATCTGGTACGTGTAGAAGCCAGTTGTGGTCTGTGTACCTAAGATAAAACATACTTTGTGTTCAGTAAAAATGATATGGCAGTGTTTGTCTTCTTAGAAAATGCGACAAGTACTATTTGAATGAGACTCCAGGGCCAGCACTCAATGTGAGTCAGGTTAACATTGGTGATAACAGAGCAGCCTGTGCCTGGACACTAATTGGTAAAACCCAACAGCTACCTCCTTGGTGATCTCAGTCTACTTGGCAAGTTGCAAACAGCTCCCCTCAGAGTAACctctccatttttttgtttttcctgtaacCAGTTGCCTGAACCCAGAAGATAATCATTTTCTTGGTTTCTATTTGGCTTTCTAAAATCATGACAGTAGTTGTCTTATATTCAGGGGCCACTGATGTTGGGGGCTTGTGGTTTCTGAGTtactttctgttttgttccaCTCTTACCTTTTCTCTTCTTACTTTGTTTCCTTGATTCCCCAGTTCCAAGCATCATTCCTGCTGCCAGCAGGGTATGAAATAACTGGTCATGAATTAATCACCCTAACCACTTCCATACTGGGGAAAAGGGGCTGTCAGGCCATGATGGCCCTATCTATCAGTAGAAACCAGGGCTGTTAAGACCAGTTGTAGCAGCCACGGTCAATTTGAGGTGATGCCCATTTCTTGGTGAGCCACCCACTAGCCATTATtcacataaattttcttgtaacaGCATAAGGGAAGAGAAATGAGGACGGGGAGTAATAAAAGTGACATTCTTCCCACCTTAACTCATTGAAAGGATCTGTCCTGATTCTGAATAATAgctgtgtttattattattggtCCTGCCCAGTTTGGCATGTGACTGTGTGTTTCCTCAGATagatctttgtttcttctttccaaGTGGTCTGTGAGCTGCCTGAGTCAGGGATGATGTGTTTTATTTCTAGACTCCCCTGCAGGGTTGGCTGTGTCAGGAAAACACAAAGTGAACATGTGCAGTGGGGGGAGACTGAGCAAAGTGTCAGCAATAGCAGCTTCTTTCTTCTTCAGCACATTTGCTAGATGTGAGATATAGTTGGAGCTGTATGGAAGAGTCTTCAAGTGGGAGAACAGGTGGGCACACAGGCAGACAGAGTGACTTTACTTTCTTTAGTAACCATGACATGCCTCTTGCTGGCTAGCATCTAGACTGACCCCAGGGACTGCAGGATTGATTCATACTACCAAACCAAAGAAAACTGAAGCTGCTGCTGGAACAGAATGTCCCTAAGCCACCAAACATACAGAGTTTTGCCTGCTGCAAAGTCAGCTCTGGTGTCTCTCTTTCCCAGGGTACTGAAGAGCTCTGGAATTTTCATGAATAAGCAGAGGATTAAAGAATGCAGGTTTTTATGTGTgtgataaaatattcataatataggctaggcgcagtggctcacgcctgtaatcctagcactttgggaggccgaggtgggtagattgcttgagcccacaggTTCGACACcagccgaggtgggtagattgcttgagcccacaggttcgacaccagcctgagcaagaatgagaacccatctcaaaaaaaaaaaaaacatagctgggcattgtggtgagcgcctgtagtcccagctatttgggaggctgaagcaagagaatcacttgagcctaagagtttgaggtcactgtgagttatgatcccacagttttcttttttttgagacagagccttaagctgtcgccctgggtagagtgctgacattacggctcacagcaacctccaattcctcagcttaagcgattctctgcctcagcctcccaagtagctgggacaacaggcacccaccacaacgcccggctattttttggttgtagccatcattgttgtttggcgggcccaggctggatttgaacccgccagctcaggtgtatggctggcgccttagccgctcgaGCCATAGACGCGGAGCCAAAAATTTTTTCAGAACATAAAATTTggcattttaaccattttaaaatgtatagttcactggcattaagtacattggCACTGTTGTGCAACTGTCACAACCATTAGTCTCCAAAACTTTTTTAATCTTTCCAAATGGAAACTTTGTACCTATTGAACAATAATTCACTATTTTCTCCTCTTCCAAACCACCCTTCTactttctctatgaatttgactactctaggtacctcatatgAGTGGAATCATAGTTTTTATCCttctgtgactggtttattttacttagcatgtcttcaaggttcatctatgttgtggtatatgtcagaatttccttacttataaaggctaaataatattccattgtatgtatgtgctgcattttgtttatccacttatTTATTGATGAATGTTTGggttgttttctccttttggctgaatttataaataatactgcTGTGAATATGGatgtacaaatatctgttcaagtttcttctttcatttcttttgggtaaaggTTTTAATGCACAAGGAGCAAGATACATTTGTTTGAAGATCAGTTTCTGATGACTCACCCTTCTCTGCTGAGGGCTAGACTTGAAGACTAAAAGTCAGCGTTATTCATCATCTAATTTTAGAGTCCAACATAACTACCACTGGTCACTTGTAACATCACACTTCATTTTGATATTTGATAGGCTTTCACGACATGTTAcaattccagttttcttttttttttcagttctactatcatttattttttaaaatatttttgaaaaaatataatttttttacaatattttcaacttaaacaCTATTCACACTGAACACGTATGGCAGCTTAACCTATCCAATATGAAGTTTAAGAAGCCAAAAACTCTTCTAGCTTTGTTAAAAGAAAAGTTGTGCTGCAGACTATTGTCGTGATAATTAACAAAGCAAGGAAAAGCACCACCCAAATCATAATGTTACAATATCTTTGTTCAATTGGATTATGGACTGGTGTTGGTCATAGGCCTGTGGACTCCATAGGTGTAACTATGACACAGTGAATCCTCAGAAGAATATGCAATCCTCAAATCACATACTTCCTCAGATGTAACATTAGCAGAATTCAGTATTCCTAACATGATAACATACCAGAAAAACCACGACTAGTGCTCATCTGATCACTATCTTGTAACCTTAGTTATCACATGCTTGTCTATAACAAATTACCTCAAATTAACTTACAGACCTTCAGAAAAAGATTCTTTTTGATGAGTATAAATGTAAATTTGAGTCCGAATTGAGAAATCTGCTTAACAATTAGAActtactttaaatttacttatttgAAAAAAGTTTACACATGAACATCTTTTATTTAACCCTAAGGGACCAGTTTAGACTCAAAGACAACAATTTAATAAGATTTAGAGGTCTTTTAATTTGGTGCTTTTTCACAATCTGACTGGTGCTTCTTTCCTTGCTGTCTTCACATCAAGCCATGGGACCAATTCTAGTTTCAGTAAATGTTTGACAGCTTTTTACTTAGTAACAGTCTCAGCACTTTTATTAAGCATGCAAGACTAACAAAAACTTTGGCAATGCATAAGTGTAACACAGTGATGAGAGAGCTTTTACAATTAAGTCTTCTAATACTGCCTTCACAGTGTGGGAATTGTGCTACATCCACCAAAAGAGGGCCCCCCGACTACTCAAATATTTTAGTACTTCACCCCAGGAACAAACTCCTTTGCATTTGGATTCAGATTGCTCTTGACCACAAGATCTTCCAGAGAAGAGCCATCACTGATAACAAGGTCATTAAATTGGTCTTGGATTTTGTCTATAGTTTGTGGGAGATCTCGAGCTGGAATAAACCACTCatgctcttcttcctcttccagcaTTTCTTGGAAACAGCGTTCAATAAATTCTTCTTCCCATAACTCCTCTTCTATTTGTCTGTTGAattcttcttcattttccatCCACATGTACTCTGCAAATGGATTGTCATCTTCATGAGAATGACCGTTAATAATTACATCTTCATTGATGATGCTTGGGCTAGTACTGCTGCGCCTTGGATCTTTCATGGTTGGCGTCAGTTAACGTTTTTAACCCAGTGCACGGCAGCGGGGACAGCAGCTAACGAATCCTATCTGCCTCCACGGATCTCCACAGGCAGCGCCGCTTCCCCGCTCGACGTGTGCTTCGCCCCTCAATTCTAGTTTTCTATATTACCTTTCATTGACTACACTTTAGTTAGCTACTTCCTTATGACTGTGGGGGTACCCTTGTCACTTGGTGGTGAGCAGTGGACTCAGCAGTGCACCTTACTGCAGCTGGCAGGTGCTAGTGATGCAAGCTCTTACTGACTTTACATCTCCTTTTGTGACCCAAATTGAGCCGAACTTTTGGCTTTGTCCCCAGACCTGGCTCCATCCTGGGACTTGAAACCCTGAACCTGATGATGACTGAGGCCATTGAGGCCACTTGTCTTTTACTCATGGTAGATTTGTACAAAATGGTATTATCCTCTATGTCTGCTggctctgtagttttctttcatttcGTCCAGTTCTCACACAGCATTTAGAATTATTGGaattatacatatgtacattttttcCTAAGAAAGTATATTTCTGAAATGCCTTGGTACAGAACAGGTTTTCACTGCACCAGCTAAGAAGACACCTGGAGGATAATGGATTTTTGATGGATTCAGCTGTCCTGTCATGGGTCTTTCCACCTCTAGATGAGGCATCCTTGAGGCAGTGTCCCTCTTATTTGCTGGAACAATTAGTAAGTAGAGATGGCTAGTTGTGGAACTGTCTTAATGGGCATGTAATTGTTCTTTGTATTGATTTCTTATTAGAAATTCTCCAGACTCACAAATGAGCCAACTCAAACTACTTCTGCATAGCTGAAAACACTAAGAACAGTCCTAGTGTCCCAGTAGACTTTGAATCCATGACATGGTAGGGACCTAGACTGCAGGCCATGTGGCCCTTATGAACAAAGCAAGGCTGTCCACTACTGCCACCAGTCCCTGGCTTGAAGGCTTTTGGTGATGCTCATAGGTCCCAGCCAGCACATAGTGCCCTctcctgtgtctcaggccctgtggGGGCAGCACATGGAAAAAACCTGTATCCCAGGCTTGAGGAACTTCAGAGTCCAGGTAGGGCATATGGAAACACTGACAATAAGCTAGCCATTTCTGAGATAGCCCTGTTATCTTTGTTCTCTTCTGATGAcggaattaaaaatgaaaacctcaCTGGCAAACAAAGTGAAAGTCTCCTGTTCTTAACCCCTAAACTCTGTTCTTCtagaccaatggttctcaaccttcctaatactgccatgtattttcattgttacaaaggggtcgtaacccacagttgagaaccacttctaGCCACTATACAACATGTATTGGCCTATAGTCTACCTTTTTCATCTTGATACTTGTTTTGAGTCTATTCTGCCTCAGTGCTATTATAGTCTTCTTACAGACTCCTTGATATTTCTAAGgctcttttcaaattattttaaattacagtgtGCTGGCAGGAATTCAGAGTCAGAAATAGCCTTGATGGGGTAGGTTCAGGAAGGCCTCTTGGAGGAGCTGCCTGGAACTCCATGGTAGTGAGTAGGCTCTAGGAAGGTGCTCTTTCAGGGGATGACTACTCCCTTCTACTACTCTAAAACATGGCtgctggggtggggaaggatCAAATGATATTGGCATTTTTGTCTTTGGACTCTCACAGATCATTACCAACCCCACTTTTTTACAGGTAAGAAGAGGTTTGGAGAGGTGATAGGGACAGCCCAAGTTAAGAGCAGAGCTGAAGTAGAGCCTGAaccagaaagaaaggaggaaatgtCAGATGGGTCTGAGCTGGAATGAACTGAAAAAAGGGACCAGTCAGTATATGCTTAGTTCCATGGTTGCCATTTTATTCTCCTGGTCGTTACCTTATTTAGGTTTGTTCTTTGTTCTGGGTGCTGGAGGATGAAGGAAGGAGTCTGCCAGATAGCAGATCAGATGCTTCTCAGAGGATCAGAAGATCTGCATGGGGTCTGGGAAAAGAGCCTTTCACATAGTAACTGCCTTTGAACTGGGTCTCTGGCCTAAACCCTGGAAGGAGCCGGATAAAAAATCTGGCAGCTATCTCAAGAGCTGATGTGTAGGAGAGGGGTTGCTTTTCTACCCTGGGGTAGGCAAGTAATTTCTCTGGTAGGGAGAGAAGAATGAAGAGGTTGTTCAGAGGGTAGGCAGCCAGATCAGTTCTTAGAGGCATCCACAGTGAGCAGGTATATGCAAACCTAACCCTAAAGGCCAAGAAAGCTGAGAGGCCGAAGAAAAAGGCTGACAAATCTAGTTTCCTcgaaacaaatatttaataggGAGTTAGAACAGAAGTGGTATCTGTAGTGGCTGAAAAACAGCAGATCTTTCTAAAGTATCCTTTACATAGCAAACTTTTGGGGTAAAGATGCACAGCTGGTCATTCCTCAGACTCCTGTGAAACTCTGGGGAGGTTAGATATACATCTTTATAAGGGGTTGTCTGTGCTTGTAGGTATTGTTTCTTTATGAGAGGTTGTCTATTCTATGGGAACACATCAGTCATTATGGCAGTTGCACTGCAGGATGGTGTTGCCCTTGCACTGCAACGGTCTGTTTTCCTGCACAGGTGTCACTGCTCATTCAGGATCAATAGACGGTGGAGGACTAACAGGTGGTTTAGGTGTACAGGTGAAACCCACTGGGGTTTCTTCTGGGGTGGTCTCAGGACCCAAGGTGTCTAGGCCTTCAGTGGTGGGGTGGGTTGTGGGCCTGACAGTCAGGATACAGGAGTTGTGTCTGTAGCCGCTGGCCTATAGCCTCTTGCTGCCATCCTCATTGTTCCCATGCCCACCGTGTTCTCTTTTCTGTCCCAGGTTCAGTATACAAGCTCTGTATCTCCTGACCTTAGAAGCCACCCTGCCATAAGGCTCTCCCTGAGCTTCCCAGATGCATATTTCCCAAAGATGTGACTGTGTTTCCCCAATCCCAAATTTCAGCTCTGATGCCATGTGGTTGGTTGAAGCCATAAGAAAAGTGAAGAGgactgtctgtgtgtgtgtgtatgagttgAGGTAAGAGGAGATTTGAACTGGCAGAGCGTTGAGTTTTGGCAGTCCCCCATCCAGCATTCTTGTATTTTCCCACCATGGATCTAATGGAGATAAAGGTCTAGCTTTGGTTCATTCTCCCCACTTCCTTCATATTGGCTGAAGCACATCCCTTCCTTACATGGGAACTCTTACCACCTCTATCCAGTGAAGGGGTAACTGATCTTGCAGGTCCCTTACTCCAGGTCCCCCACATCCATCCCTTACACAGGAACTCTTACCACCTCTATCCAGTGAAGGGGTAACTGATCTTCAGGTCCCTTACTCCAGGTCCCCCACATCCATCCCTTACACAGGAACTCTTACCACCTCTATCCAGTGAAGGGGTAACTGATCTTCAGGTCCCTTACTCCAGGTCCCCCACATCCATCCCTTACACAGGAACTCTTACCACCTCTATACAGTGAAGGGGTAACTGATCTTGCAGGTCCCTTACTCCTAGAATAGCTTATGACTCTTTCCagccttttgtttatttctgagtcTTCTCCCTAAAGTCTGGGTGAGCCctcctgttctttctctctgtctacAAGAGACCCATTCTTCACTTGATTTTCCTGAAAGGTCAGAGGCAtctaaataatagtaataacatcAGTgagcatttattgaatgctttacaatgtgctaagcattttacatgaATAATTGTTTAATTTTCCCACCAACCCTGTAAGGTATCCCTATTTTTACTAACACCCTATTTTACAGCAGTGGTGACTGAGGTTATCCTCTCTGTAAAATAGGGTGTTACATGGCCGGTAACTAGATGACCTTGTATTTAAATTCAACTCGATACCTTATTAAAATCCGTATTCTGATTGGGACCAGGATAACTTTGAGAATTGTGACCTGGATTGGGGCTATCCCCCTACACATAGTATCAGGTAAGGAGCGTTCTCTTCCTGCTTCCCTCTGAACTTCCCATCACCAGAATCTGATGAGAATCCACTGCCTCTCCCACTCACATTCCACCCACTACCTTCCTGCTGAACCTTGGGTTCCTAGGAAGAGATGCTTAGAACAGCTGGGGCTCAGCTTTGGTAAGGAGAAGGTCTTGGAAGGTAGGGAAAGAGGTTTTCTGAGAATAcagctagggtttttttttttttatgttttgcagaGTAGGACAAGAGGGCACATTGTCTCAGACAACCTAGACCTGCTAGGTGTGTGTGGGCTGGTCTGTGCCCACTGGAGGGATGTACAACGCACACCTTGCCTACTGCAGCTGTTAGCATTTTTGGGAATTCAGGATAGCTCTGCCTCTCTGTTCTGTGAATCCAGCCCTTGTGGGCTCCTGCCTCCTCATATCAAAGCTGTCCTCACTCAGCTTTCCATAGAGACCAGACTTCTGTAACTACCAAATACAGAGgcacagaggaggccaggcacactggctcatgcctgtaatcctaacacttagggagataagaggattgcttgaggccaggagttcaagaccagcctaggcaacatagcaagaccccatttctacaataaattttttaaaagttgtcaaGGGTAGTGGTGCATTTCTATAGCCcttgctactcaggagactaagacaggaggatctcttgcattgaggttgcagggagctgtgatcaCGCTacgcattccagcctgggtgacagaatgagactctgtctctaaaaaaagaaaagcagcagcagcacagaaGAATTTTGCCCTGTGGAATTAACGCTGCTCTTTGCATTATTAGTTGGCCAAGTACTTGTCTTCACACTGTGCATGTGCCTGGAATTGGGTTCCCTAACTCATATGAAGAGGAGTCCTTGGCCCTACCTTTCATAGACCACTGGAAGGTCTTCTGAAAGGAGCTGTGCTCTATGAAGCCAACTGAGTCAGGCCTGTGTTGTGCTGCGCAAAGAAGCAAAAGTCTGATCTAGGTCTTGCAAAGGCAAGGGGATTTGGCTCTGAGGCTTCTGAGGCCCTGTGAGTAGGGCTGGTTATGGAAGTTACTGGACATGGCCAGATACATGGGGTCCATGGAGTCTTTGAATAGTCTAGGTGGCCAAGGAGAAAGTGCTGAGGGAAAAAGAGCCTTGGATGTTTTTGAGCAACAAGTTACACAAAGAATGGTTAATTGTATGACAGTGGGCACATGCTGCAGGAGGAATCAGGAGACTAATGTGTAAATACTGTCTTTTAGTTGGCTTTGGTTATATAATGCTCTATGAAGTGGTTTCCTCCTGTATATAATGGGACCACAATGTGTTCTCTACTTGTAAATATGCAGGGCTCTACAGAATTCAGTCTGATGATGATGAAGGAAAGAATGTTAAAGACTGATTCTGGGAGGAGCAGGCAAGAGCCTTTGCTAAAAGGCCTCAGTCCCACATCTCAATAATCCAGGGTGGTGTTGGACAACCCCAGAGGAAGAGCAGGCAGAATAGAATAGAGGAGAAGTAGAAGAGCAGAGTAGAAGTATGGATGATTTCCAGGACAGAGGAGAGGATGAGGCCAGTGACAGTGCTGCTGATGTTGAGAGGTCAGGGGGTAGGTGGGAATCACTTTGCAGGTCACATGAATAGGCGCTGGCATTCCTCACAAGGGTACTGCTGAGGTCATAGGCTGCTGGGGGTGGATAGCAGCAGTGTGGGGAGTCTCAAGTGAAGGGGCTTTGCTGAGGAAACAAAAGGAGAAGAGTATGATATTCACCCCActgggaggagcagagagaaaagagcTGGGGGACTTGTAGGGACCCGGAGGTGGCCCCTGGAGGATCATGAACTCCTCAAGGCTATGCATAGTAAAGCCCATGCCTGCTCCTTTCATGCCCTCTCCCTTTAGGACCAGGCTCAGATGGGCTCCTGACTACCTGTCCAAAGCCAGAGGAGAGGAGGCTGGGGTTGGTTTGGCAAATTCTAAATGCTGCCAGCTGGTATTGTGGAGGGAGAGGAGGTACAGGAGCATCCTTGGCGGTGAGGTGTTTGGGACCTGGCATGGGCCTGGGATAGGGGTGTTTACTCTTAGGGGCACAGCCTTAGGAATTACACAGTATAGGGGTGCTTTCTGGTCTCTGAATGTGATTTGATAGCATCTCGTGCTTGCTAGGTTTGTTCTGCAGGAGTCCCAGCCTTAATTGGAGCTGACAGAGGCAGCAAGGCCTGAGGGGTATCAGAACAGGACC carries:
- the LOC128568702 gene encoding polyadenylate-binding protein-interacting protein 2-like, which produces MKDPRRSSTSPSIINEDVIINGHSHEDDNPFAEYMWMENEEEFNRQIEEELWEEEFIERCFQEMLEEEEEHEWFIPARDLPQTIDKIQDQFNDLVISDGSSLEDLVVKSNLNPNAKEFVPGVKY